One Methanolinea sp. DNA window includes the following coding sequences:
- a CDS encoding YHS domain-containing protein: MPTDPVCYTVIDENEASFRSTYGGQEFFFCSDFCRRKFEENPARYAKLARSMDIGPDISC, translated from the coding sequence GTGCCGACCGACCCGGTCTGCTACACGGTTATCGACGAGAACGAGGCATCGTTCCGGAGCACGTACGGCGGGCAGGAGTTCTTCTTCTGCTCGGATTTCTGCAGGAGGAAATTCGAGGAAAATCCCGCGCGCTACGCGAAACTGGCCCGGTCGATGGACATCGGGCCGGACATCAGCTGCTGA
- a CDS encoding phenylalanine--tRNA ligase beta subunit-related protein, whose protein sequence is MEFSREVLERFPGLSVVEGTVRSIDNRRDIPGLVAFREEAEKRIRARFTLEEVKDDPVFRAYRDFFWSVGVDPTKVRPASEALVRRILSGKGLPEINPVVDIYNIVSAESGVPIAAFDADRLEGELSMRFARDGELFLGIGMEKPLVLRRNQLVVVDGESIVAVYPYRDSDGTKVTRETENVHIVSCGAPGVPRELVAGAFRLCAEYLEMFTGGSPPASPLVSPREV, encoded by the coding sequence ATGGAGTTCTCTCGGGAAGTACTGGAGAGGTTTCCCGGCCTCTCCGTCGTCGAGGGCACGGTCAGGTCCATCGACAACAGGAGGGACATTCCCGGCCTCGTCGCGTTCAGGGAGGAGGCTGAAAAGAGGATACGCGCGCGCTTCACCCTCGAAGAGGTGAAGGACGACCCTGTCTTCAGGGCATACCGCGATTTTTTCTGGAGCGTCGGCGTCGACCCGACGAAGGTCCGCCCTGCCTCGGAAGCGCTGGTCCGGAGGATCCTCTCGGGGAAAGGCCTGCCCGAGATCAACCCCGTCGTTGACATCTACAACATCGTGTCAGCGGAGAGCGGGGTTCCGATTGCCGCGTTCGATGCCGACAGGCTGGAGGGAGAGCTCTCGATGAGGTTTGCCCGGGACGGGGAGCTGTTCCTCGGGATAGGGATGGAAAAGCCCCTCGTGCTCCGCCGGAACCAGCTCGTCGTTGTTGACGGGGAGAGCATCGTCGCCGTGTACCCGTACCGCGATTCGGACGGGACAAAGGTGACGAGGGAGACGGAGAATGTCCACATCGTCTCCTGCGGCGCGCCGGGTGTCCCGCGCGAATTGGTTGCCGGGGCATTCCGCCTCTGCGCGGAGTACCTCGAGATGTTCACGGGAGGGTCGCCCCCTGCCTCTCCCCTCGTCTCGCCGCGGGAGGTGTGA